DNA from Triticum aestivum cultivar Chinese Spring chromosome 7D, IWGSC CS RefSeq v2.1, whole genome shotgun sequence:
AAAGCATGAGGTTTGAGCAAATTTTTAGATTCTCCAAAATatgaagcaaagaaaggattcCCAAAGAAATTTTCAAAGCTAATAATACNNNNNNNNNNNNNNNNNNNNNNNNNNNNNNNNNNNNNNNNNNNNNNNNNNNNNNNNNNNNNNNNNNNNNNNNNNNNNNNNNNNNNNNNNNNNNNNNNNNNNNNNNNNNNNNNNNNNNNNNNNNNNNNNNNNNNNNNNNNNNNNNNNNNNNNNNNNNNNNNNNNNNNNNNNNNNNNNNNNNNNNNNNNNNNNNNNNNNNNNNNNNNNNNNNNNNNNNNNNNNNNNNNNNNNNNNNNNNNNNNNNNNNNNNNNNNNNNNNNAGGAAAAATTTGACTAAGTCAATGCTCATAGAAATTTTCTTTGTTTCTATGACAACTATGCCATGCACCTAATGCTAAAGAAAAGTTCCTGCATTTTTCTTTTGTGCAATCAAACAATTTTTGTTACAAATTATGTGTTTTCGATTCTTGTAGAATTCAATATGACTTTCATCCCAATTAtgtagagagagggagagagagagagagagagagagagagagagagagagagagagagagaagacaaCAACATGTGTTGAATTGGACTTCTCAAAGAAAATGAAAGCATGAGGTTTGAGCAAATTTTTAGATTCTCCAAAATatgaagcaaagaaaggattcCCAAAGAAATTTTCAAAGCTAATAATACAATTCAAAGGACACCACAAACTGTTTCTGTGTGATTCATTTCTTATGACTTTTTTGTGAAAAATCATTTATTCCTACCGGACCCTGCCTTGCAAAATAGCATTTTGATCTTGACAATGCGTATGAAGCATGACACAACTAAAATCAATCCCCAAGTTGAGATAAGCTTGTTGAACATACAAAACACAGGACTAAATAATGATAAAAAGTAAACATGATACACCAGTTAATAGCAAAGTTCTTCACTCGGAGGAATACAATAAGATGTACAGCAAGAGTAAGGATTCATCCCTCTAAAAAATTATGCAACTGATTGTACGCACGCAAATAATAATTTGAAGAAGGTAAAAAAACATGTGGTAAACCTTGTGATAAATTATAATAGTAACAATAAGAAGAAAACCATAACACAAGGAGAGCAGCAGCATTCAACTTAAGTTGGCAGCAATGCACACGGGAGGTGGCTCCATTGTTGATTTGCACCGACTGCACATGCATAGTGAGAGAGTATATATGCTCTAATTAATTAGCTCAGATAATGGAAGATACTTCGAGTGGAGACAAAAGAGGAGAGGAGTAGAGGATTGACCTTGTTTGATGAGGTATGCATTATTGATCAGGGTCCTTCAATGGACAAAAGGACGGGTACAGGCCTATTTGTATGGCCGTCGACGGCGCGTTGCCATTCAGCTTTTATTCCAACGTCGACGTCAGGATGGAGTGCGACTTCATTCAGCTGAGTCATGTGTGCGATTTTGATGCCAAGTGCTCTTCCAGGAAGAAGGAGCAGCTGTGGACAGATGATATGAAACGACACAAGACAAGGCAGCGCGCCATCTTGGATTGTTATGTCTATTAGCATTGGATCATTGAACACGATGGATAACCGCTCAATGCTTATGAGGTGATCATACCATATGTCGATGAGCCCGAGGTTGTCTTCAATAAGCTTGAGATATTTCAGTCCCCCCACGAAGCTCAGCCCTTCTCGAATAACCTCCCAACGCAGGCCAGTCGACCAAAGGCAGAGCTCCTCGAGTGCACTAAGCTCTGCAACAAACGGAGGGAGGCGGCTCAATTGACCACGCAGCTTGAGCGAATCGAGCTTGCCCGCCACTGCGTCTATTTCATCCACGAACTCTCTTGGGCATGCTCCGAAGTCGATCGACAGGGACCGCTTAAGATGAGGCGCTCCAGCGCCATCGCTGATGTATTGAGTAATGGCGCTTGAAAGAACACCCAGGTTTTCTTGGCTTGCGTCGGATTTGCACCATATCTTCACCTTCCGCAACCGCCGCATAAGACTCAGCAGCTGTTGAAATCCATTTCTCCCACCGACGACAAATCCTGACAGCGTCTCCAGCACACTCTTATTAGCTCTGAGAAACCTCTCTACATCTGATCTCCAAACAAAGAAATCCCTTCTAGAAAGCTGGAACCTGCCAAGGAGGTGCTTCAGTTTGGGCAGCAGGAGGACTTCTTTGTACACCGTCACTATTCCATCAGCATCGTCACAATTTGGGCTTCCACTCAGGTCGAGTGTCTCTAGCTGATTCAGCTTCCCGATTTCCCTTGGAACCCGATCAATGATGCCCGATTTGATGCTCAGGTATTTCATCAGCTCCTGGTTGTAGATAGCCTGAATATGGCCATCACTCAGGTGAGCACATTCTTTTAGATCCAGCACTCGCAGCACTCTATAATTGGCAAAACGTAGAACATGTTCATCGAGATCCCCCGCAGCAGTAGAGAATACCGCCAACGTCCGGACATCAGATAAACTCTCAGGCAAATTCAGTGGGACATTTGCACAAGGATGCACAGATAGCCTGCGAGGGTGTCCCTCCGGCATTTCGGCGGCCGCACCGTGACATAACAGTATGAAATTCTCGGACATGGACCGTTGGGAGATGTACTGACGAATCGTGTCGCCAGTAGGCTGGCATCTCTTCACCTTCCCATTGCTGCTTTTCTGGGTGGACCTGATGATACTGGACTCCATGAACTTGTCCAAATTGCTGACTGCGGATTGTTCTCTTCCTACTAGCCCTTCCGCCGTCCATCTCCTCATCAGGGGCTTAGTCCTGACATGATAATTAGGTGGGAACAAGCAGAAATATAGCAAGCAGTTGAGGTAATCAGCATCATGTTTACCCCTCATCAAACACTGAAGATTCTCAATCTCTGCGGGGACAGCAACAGCAGACTCTTGTGCTGCAGCCCCTTGTACAGGAATAAAGCCAAACCTATGTATCCGGTCAGTCGTTTCCTTTGAGCTCTCCTTGAGTCGGGCAATTTCGTCTGCAAAATCAGCATCGGTCGTCATCTTGGCGTTGAAGCAGTCTATACAGTCTTCGATGTCACATGCCAAGGCCCTCAGTTGTGCAAAATATTCTGCCCGCAAGAAACTCATAGGCCGGACATGGTCTGCATGATCTAGCATGGTAGCTTTGATCGAGTTGAGATCCGCACTGATGCTCCTAGCATCGGTGTTCGGCCTCCCCTTCACACTGTTTAGCTTCGACACGGCGACGCCAGCTACCGCGCTAAATGCCGCCACAGCAAACTCCATCGATCTCTGTTTCCTTGCGTCCACAGATCACTCCTCCTGTCCTCCCTAGATCTGCATATGCACGGCAAAGAGGGGTTAGTGTTGCTTGAAATGgacgagagagggagagggaaggggccAGAACTTCTCTACCTTGGTAGAGGAGGGTGCTTCAGAGTTTCTCCTCCTCTCAGCTGCGGTGACTTGATGGTCGACTCATGGTCATACAAttctttctatcaaaaaaaagCCTGTCCTATACTGTTGTTCAGAAAAAAAAAATGACATGAGACGGGTTTTTTTTACGAGCGGTGGTTCCATGGAGCAGAGGCGAACCGGTGAACCAGTTGCTTGGCCAGTTCACTCACGGCTCACAGGTCCGGTCTTCTAAGCACCCAATCCTTCCTCTCCTTCCCCGTGTATGTAGAGGGATAGGGGCCTGTTGAGTTGTGTTGTTTCACTTTGTCCACGCACTACTTTCTCTGCCATCTGATAGCCTCGTCAAAATCGAGATTTCCCTGGTAGAGTGTTTCCCCTCGCGAGATTACTTTGTCGTGCATCCATAGACAACTACAAACAAAAACTAATCATCTGGTTGTCTTTGAGGAGTCGATAATCATTTGTGGTTCTTGCTTCAGGtggagatggaggatgtagaagcCGCGCTCCTAAGGGCGGGGATAGCGGCGGACCCTGATCTTGAAGCAGCGATGCAAGCTCCTGTTACTGTTATGCTGGGTCCCTCGGCCCTCCTCCTCCGGGAACTCGATTCTTCCGGACAGAGTCTTCTCGGTGCGGAGGAGCTTCGTCTTCTTAGAGATGCTCTCAGCGAAGTATGCATCCCCCTGAAGAATATGTCGGAAGATGACGGCGCTAGCTTCATGGCCAGGTGGTGGATGAAGATAGTTCGGGAGCTTTGTTATGACACGCAGGATTACCTCAACTTCGTCCAAAGTGCTCGAGATCGTCGTGATTTTTCAGAGTTGCCTGATCGTGCCAAGGCTGTTTATTCAGGCTTACTTGCTCGTGCCATGGATGCGAGGGAAAGACGCAGAGGTTTCCAGTGGTCTCCCAAGACCGCCAGGCCTGACACGCAGGAAGCCCGCGACCGCCGCATCTCCAAAATATTGGCCCGGATGCCGGGTTCCTTCGGTGTCCGTAGTACCACACCCGGTGCCGTGGTCGTGGAGGCCCCAAACAAGCTTGTCGAGCTGCTAGCTTTAGACGACGATGTCGACGACAAGACACTCAAGGTGATACCTATAATTGGATGTGCAGGTACAATAATCTATCTTCAACTCCAGTATTTTTGCCCGGCCCATTAATACTAGCTAGAACATATGCCAAGTTTCTTTCATCTTCTTTCAGGTGTTGGAAAGACAACAGCTGCCAGAACCTTGTATCACAAGCATGGAGGGAAATTTCAGTGCCGGGCTTTCGTAAGTGTGTCTCCAAATCCAGATATGAGGGGGATCCTCACCAGCATGCTCTCACAACTCAAGGCACCAAGACCCCCTGGTTTTCCTGATGTGCTGGACCTTATTGGTGCTATCAGCAAGCATCTCCAAGGCAAAGGGTGGTTAATCTCAACTGTACTGTCTAAATAAGCAAATTCTGTGCTCTCTTCTCATAAATAAAATCATACGCATAATTTTATTTTATGAGGTTCCAGTTATGGCGTGTCAGGCACTGCCATAGCATTTTGAGAAATTATGAATATTATTAATGCGTGTTGACCCGCAAAAAAAAATTTATAGCACTTGCTCAGGTGAACCTAGGCAGATTAATATATATGCTGCCGCTTGAGCAAGATATATATAATTTGTTGTGTTTTTCTGACCTAACATACAAAATTATGCAGGTACTTCATCGTACTTGATGATTTATGGACTGCATCCGTATGGCATATTGTTAGCCGCGCTTTTCCTCGTGGTGATCAACGCAGCAGAATAATAACAACTACACAAGTGCATGACGTAGCGCTGGCATGCTCTGGTTATCACTCGGTCCGTATATATAAGATGGAacttcttgatgaatatgaatctCGAAAGTTATTCTTCCGTGGGGTGTTTAGCTCTGCCCCTGGGGCTGGTTGTTCTCCAGCTACCAAAGAAGTCTCATACGAGATTATCAGAAAATGTGAAGGTTTGCCATTAGCAATTGTAAGTATAGCCGGTCTGTTAGCAAGCGAATCAAGAATCGTCATGGAAGATTGGAAGAACATACAGAATTCTTTTTCCTCTACTTCCGAAGGGATGAACGATGTTTTAAACCTTATCTACAATAGTCTTCCACCTGGTTTGAGGACATGCTTGCTATATCTGAGTATGTATCCACAGGGCTACGTGATGAAGAAGGCTGAGTTGGTGAGGCACTGGGTAGCCGAAGGTTTTTTCGGTGATGTGGAAGGGACAGTCACATTGAAAATTGCTGAGTGTTATTTTGATGAGCTTGTCAGCAGAGCAATGGTCCAAGCAGTGGACACCAATCATATTGGTGAGGTGTTGTCATGTACGGTTCACCATTTGGTACTGGATTTTATTAGGTCCAAATCCTTGGATGAGAATTTTGTCACCACTGTGGACTATTCTGAATCAATTCTAGCAAACACTGACAAAGTTCGTCGATTATCCATCCAGTTTGGAGGGGTAAAAAGCGCATACATTCCAGAAACCATCGTAACATCGAAAGTTCGGTCACTTGCATATTGGGGTTTCTTCAAGTGTGCGCCTCCTTCCATTATGGATTATGGATTTCTTCGTATTCTGAATCTTCATATTTGGGCTGATGAAGACAATGAGATTTTTGACCTCATTGGAATCACAAAGCTTTCTCTTCTGAAGTATCTCAAGATTGAATGTAATATCACCGTCAAACTTCCAGACAGGATTGGAATGCTCCGATACTTGGAGACACTGGAAGTAGATGCAAGATTGTTTGCTGTTCCATCAGATATGGATAATCTGGAGAGGTTACTGCACCTTCGCCTTCCGAGCGAGTCTATTCTGCCCCAAGAAGTTGCCCGCGTGAGATCTGTACGCTCTCTGGGGTATCTTGACCTTAGCTATTGCTCACCACTGAATTTGTTAGATCTTGTACGGCTGACCAATCTCCAGGATCTTCACCTCACCTGTTATACTGTTCAGCCAGCTCACCTTCCGAGCGAGTCTATTCTGCCTCAAGGAGTAGCCCACATGTCATCTCATCGCATGTCATATTTTGGTATCATCCGTTCCATAACATGGAATTATAACCTCCAGGATCTCGAGCCCACCTGTTCTATGGTACAGGGAGCAGAAACTCTGAAAAAGAATGTGCAAATCTTAGGCTCGATTGTTGAGAAGTTTAGCTACTTGCACACCATAACTTTGGTGCCTGCTTCAGTCTCCTCTCATGAGGATGATGCTCAGGCTGCACCTGCAAGCATAATTATTCCCCCTGATGGCTTTGACATGGCGTCTCCTCCTCCAGACCTGCTTCTACAGAGGATCGAGCTGTCGCGACACTGCTGCATCTTCTTCTGCATACCTAAGTGGTTTGGAGAGCTAAGGAAACTCTGCATCCTAAAGATTGCAATTAGGAGTCTGTCGAGGAGTGATATCGAGATCCTGGAAAGAATGCCGGCCCTCGCTGCTCTCACCCTGCACAATCAGACAACTCCCACAGAAAAGATGATCATGACTGACGGGGGATTCTATAGACTCACGTGCTTCAAGTTCTTGTGCGCTGCACCATGCCTGTCATTTGCACAGGGAGCAATGCGCAGACTCCAAAAGCTCAACCTAGGATTCAACTCAAAAGAATGGAGATCGGATACCATTGAAACTGTTGGCTTGAGTCACTTGAGAAGCCTTACGGATGTATGTGTAAGACTTGGTGCTGGGGCTGCTGACAACTTCAACGTAAAAGTTGCCGAGTCGGCATTGGAGGCTGTCGTCAGGAATCACCCCAACTCTCCCAGGATCAGAATAAAACTTGCGGATGTGATTTTTATGGTGAGGAGGATGAGAGGACCGTGACTCGCGAGAATCAGGAAGGCAAGGAAAGCAGGTACAGCTTTTTCTTCCATTTGCAAGAATTTTGTAGGGATTTTAGGTAGGAATTTTATAAAATAATTCCTTCGTAACCCAGTGATTTGTAGGAATAGAATCTCATTCCTGTCCAGCATAGAAACCAATCCTTTCTATTTCAAAGGGGGGAAAAAGCATTAGCCTAGACCGAATGAAAAAAGAAAATCATATCCTATAAATCAGATGACATATCTTTCTCTATAGGATTTGAGATACTTGTCACCTCACCTCATATGATTTTCCTATTTCCATGATATGCCTATTtaatgaaccaaaggaggcctaaacaTGGGATTCCTCCAATCTTACACTGCtaatttgttcatcatttttccttcaaTCGTGACAGGTCTGCGAGAGGCCAAGATGCAACAAGGGGCGAGCATCAACAACGGCGATCACCAATGGCCGCACCGACGCACTACAAAGCCGCGCCAAGGAGCTCAGCAATGCAGGCTGGAGCGTCAACAAAGGCAGtatcaggaagggaagcagcaccGCCTCCCACCAGCTCCAGCCCATCAAAGCCGTTGCCATCTTCCTCCCGCGACAGCCCACCAAGGTCGAGGCGACATGGCTCCCGCATCATCCCTCCCCGACCCACGAGCCCGCCCCAACCCAAGCGCTAAGCTTTTGGTACGCTTATTTCTTCTTCGTGCACCAAAAAGAGAAAACGCTTTTAATGTACCATTTACAGCCTTGCTCAAGTTTTCTAAGCTCTTAGTATGATTTTCCTAAGGACATAAGAGAGTGTCGATCTGTTCTTTCTTGTCATGGAGTCCATCTGCTACCTACTTTCTTCCCTCTAGAAACTCTCTTGTGCTGGATTCTAACCTATTCAAAGTCAGAACTGGGCACCAGGTGCTTATTTTCATTCATCCCTGACCCAGGCCAGGGGTTGAGCGCATCATCCCGCTTATTAGCGCTGGGGACATCCGACAGACAGACGGTGCGTCAAGACGATGCACCATGCAGCGGGACGAACGAGCATCCGAGGAGCAATCCCCACCCTGATGCCATCCAAACTGATCAGCTGTCTAAATATTACAGCATCTATTCTACATTCGTATGTACTGTGTTATCTTATAGGCTGGCATTTTTCTCATTGTTTTTCAAAAAGAGGATGTAACCCTCGACCTCTGAGTGATGCACACAGCCTCATAGGCTGGCATTATACATTTGATACTTCTGTGACCATGCTGCGAGCTGCATGATCGACATGTTCTcgtttgaaatggggaagacataAACATATATGTCATACGAGGAAAGGAGAAAATGTTCTGTTGTAAATAATTAGAGAGTGCTCTGAGTGACTTACTTAGGTTTTAAGACAAAACAAATAGGGCTTGTGGTCATGAGCACAGCAccagaacagcacccaagcacagcCTCCAAACCCCAAAACAATATCAACTAAAATTTGAAACTCAACACGTCAATTCTACCAACATCACCAGAGCAGAACTCAGGAATCAGCATTAAAAATCTCGGGACTGAACACTCACAAAACACTACCAGGTTTTCAGGTGCTGCAACCTTCGCAGCTGCCATTGCACTCGCTGGCGTTCAAACAGGTGACACTATAATTAGGCTTACATCTATGTCAATAACTATTTCAAAACAGAAGCAAGGCGTCTCGCCATCTTGGCAAACCCACGATGTCCTAAGCTTTTTTCTTGGGAGAGGACGCGGCAGCTGCTGTGTGTTTTGTGCATATGCACAAATTGATCGTTCTATGTGTTCTGGTCTTATCCTAGAAAAAAGTTCCGATGGCTAATCAATGAGAATAGTAATGATTAACTAAGAAAATCAGATTCATCTCCGGAATGATGAAAGCACTGCAGAAACACTGCTAATCTAACTACCTAAATTCAAAGGAGGGCATGTGTGACATAGGACTGATCAGCAGCACCCATCACAGGCCAGCAATATACAGTACAAGTAAGCCTCCAAACACCGCAAAGAGATAACTGAAATTTGAATTTAACACATCGCCAGAGTGGCGGAATTCAGAAATAAGCATCAATGATCTTGGGATTGGCAAATCCGCACAAATCTCATTCGAAATCACATTCTATTCACCACACACCATGGCGTATATCAAACAAGGCAAATTTATTGAGCATCACAAAACACTTCAGGTTTCAGGTCGGCTGCAAGACGCTGCAGGCTTTGCAGTTGCCACGCATTCGCTGGCATCCAAGCAGCTAGAACTATAGTTACAGACTTGCGGGTAGAAAGGTCGATAATGGCTTCAAAACAGAAGGTTTCTAACCACAATATAGAACTGACTTGATCACGCGTTCTGCAAGCTACTTATATAGTGCATACCAGAGAGAGTAAACGTTTCTGATGATTTGCTAGGCTGTTCGCAACACTAGCGCAAAGGAGACGATTTACATGCTGTTTCAGTTATCTAACACACCTTCAGTAGGCTTGTGAATTGTACTCCATTTGAAACAGCTCAGCGGCCACAACTGATTATCATTTCTTCGTTTCGGTGCCGCCACGTCAGGTCACTGAAGCTGGGTGTATCAATATGGCCGCGGTGGATAAGCTCCAGGGTACGGCGCTGCATAAGATTCAATGAGATCATCAGATTAGTTCACCGGATTAGAGTCATGAAAACAGATGGATTTATCTAAGCTCATCAAGATCTTACCAGGTGGATAAGGGGATTGTGCTGCTGAAGGTGGTGGGTAGGGTTGCCCATATGGCTGTGGCGGGTACGGTTGCTGCCCATAAGGTTGTGGTGGGTACGGTTGCCCGTATGGCTGCGGCGGGTACGGTTGCCCATATGGCTGTGGTGGGTGACTTGTAGGAGGACCTCCCTGCTGCGGGTATGGCTGCTGAGGAGGTGGAGTTGGGTATGGCTGCTGAGGAGGCGGAGTTGAGTACGCAGAAGGCGCGGGATATGGTGCATGGCTAGGAGCTCCATAAGCTTGGTGCGGCGGGGGTGCTGCAGCATATGCTGAAGGCGCTGGGTACGAAGCTGAGGAGGCACCGTATGGCGAAGGAGCGTACTGGCCAGAAGTTTTACCTGCCATCTTGTTCTTCTGATATACACAAGAGAAAAACAATGAGGCAATGACAAATCAACAGAAACAATTAAACAAAGACCAGTGTCCATTCTCTCACTCACCATTGCTGAGACATCAAAGTGCATGATAAGCTTAACTTCCCCAGCAGACCTGCACAGGTTGACCTCAGTGTCAGGAAATCTGGAAGTGACAGTAGGAGAAAGGTATTACAGTACGCATATGTAACAAAACACCTACTTCATATGGCGTGTCTGGAGGGGCCATGAGGCATCATCGTAGCCACTCGTGAGCACCTTGTTCAGCGGCACCCTGCATGCAGAAACGCTCAGCCATCAGTCGCTTTACTCGGTAACAGTATAATGACTAAAATGAGCTGCATCGTAATGCACAAACCTGCAGCTGCCAATGAAGTCATCGGTGTTGATTGTGTTGCTGTTCCACACGTTGATACTCAGCTCACGGAGCCCCTCGATGAGTGGTATATGAAACTTCTCGTCGAAGGACGGGTTCCTTCCCCCATCTGATTGTATTAAGAAAAAAACAATAAGCTTATGGAGGTCAAATATGTACAAACGTTGGAAATGTCCTTGCAGTTCACACCGGAAAAAAATGTCCTAGCACTCCACATTAATTGAAAGTCAAGGGGTGACAGTCTGCTAGATTAATAATATGTTATGAAATGCAGATCGAAGAACCTCTTGGAAAAAGTTGAGGACTTGTTCAGGTCAACTCTAGGATGGATGAGAGTGCATTTTCTATTCGGCATAGTAACTGTAAGATAACAGAGAAAGAACTTTCCTACAGTGCTGTAATCTAGGCCTGGGTACTTCTAGGAATGGTTTCAGATTCATATAGAACAAAATAAATACTGGAAGTGAATTGCACACCATGCTAGTTTGCTGTATTTGAGTCCTTGTCTGGATAAGGAGGGCCAAGTAGCAAATTTCAATAAGTATATAAGAAATGGTAACATATTGACATTGGCAAATAGTATTCCACAAAATTGAATTGCTCAACTTCTAGAACCAGCCCAGCAGCCTGAGAGCATCACTCGAAATATATAGAGGTAGATGCCAAATTGTACTACAAAGGAAATAGGATTCCTGCAGGACAAGTAATGACTACCACTACCGCATACAACTTTATTCATAGGGTGTGCATCAAATAAAGTTAAAAGAATATATTCTCAAAAAAGACATGAGTATCTTCTACCAAGCTAGGGTGCCATTTTCTCCACCAGCAGACGTGAAAGAAACAAAAATAACCACGGCATGGCATTTTTTCGCAAAAACTAGGATGAGTAATGTGGACCGCTAGTGTGTGGAATCATATTCATCAGGGGCGCAGCGCATCAAACAAGGATAGAAGAATATATTCCCATCGACCTGAGTATCTTATGCCAATCTAGGGTGGCGTGAATATTTTTTTACTGTAATCTAGGGTGGCACGAATCCACCAGGAGGTGTGCAAGAAACAAAAATGACCTCCTCATCACGAGACGCGTGAATCTTCGCAAAAATAATAGGAGGCAGAGTACCCCTATCGAATATATGGACTCCAAGGAGATGAGACAATGATCACGCGTGCAACCGACGGAAACATTATAAACCTATGGTGTCAGCTCAACTGCAATAATGTCGGCTTCCATGAATGAACAGTATTACTGTTAGATTACTAGGATTTTACCAAGGGTCTGCTAGGTATGAGAGCTGTCGGTTGACACCAGTCGTGATAATGGCATGCACATGTTTCAGAAAAACAGCCTGTATAGTAATCAAACAGTGGGCCTTGCTGTTACAAACTGTGAATGCGCTTGAAAACTAGTCCTTGGTTAGTCCGCCGCCTGCTGTTGTCGATAACATAGAAGAGGCAATGCTGACGTGGTCACCCAACCACCGCGTGGTGCCGGTAGGTGCAACTACTGAAACGAATTGAGTTGAGTATGCTGATTAATTAAGCAGGCTAAATTGGCGGCAGACTGACAATACACTAGATAACTCGGCTAAATCCAGTTCAAATATCGGGTGAATTCAGTTTGAATACCACCAGTTTTGGGCACCTAGGCGGCAGAGTTTGCCGATGCCAAACTGCTGGAACAAATTGGGCAGTGACCCTTGGTTGTAGTAACGTATAAGTGAACAAGTCGCTGCTGCTCCTCTTCGAGAAGAAAGAAGAGGCAATGCTGACATGGTGACTCACCCACTGTTGTTTtagcagcggcggcggctcggctggtGCAACCACCCAAGGGCAAATTGATTTGTCTATGACCTCCTCAATACACAGGTCATTGCTAGTAAACGTACACCCACCCTCGATCGTCAAACAATGTGTGTTGGTGGACAAAGGCCCGA
Protein-coding regions in this window:
- the LOC123167429 gene encoding disease resistance protein RGA4; amino-acid sequence: MEFAVAAFSAVAGVAVSKLNSVKGRPNTDARSISADLNSIKATMLDHADHVRPMSFLRAEYFAQLRALACDIEDCIDCFNAKMTTDADFADEIARLKESSKETTDRIHRFGFIPVQGAAAQESAVAVPAEIENLQCLMRGKHDADYLNCLLYFCLFPPNYHVRTKPLMRRWTAEGLVGREQSAVSNLDKFMESSIIRSTQKSSNGKVKRCQPTGDTIRQYISQRSMSENFILLCHGAAAEMPEGHPRRLSVHPCANVPLNLPESLSDVRTLAVFSTAAGDLDEHVLRFANYRVLRVLDLKECAHLSDGHIQAIYNQELMKYLSIKSGIIDRVPREIGKLNQLETLDLSGSPNCDDADGIVTVYKEVLLLPKLKHLLGRFQLSRRDFFVWRSDVERFLRANKSVLETLSGFVVGGRNGFQQLLSLMRRLRKVKIWCKSDASQENLGVLSSAITQYISDGAGAPHLKRSLSIDFGACPREFVDEIDAVAGKLDSLKLRGQLSRLPPFVAELSALEELCLWSTGLRWEVIREGLSFVGGLKYLKLIEDNLGLIDIWYDHLISIERLSIVFNDPMLIDITIQDGALPCLVSFHIICPQLLLLPGRALGIKIAHMTQLNEVALHPDVDVGIKAEWQRAVDGHTNRPVPVLLSIEGP
- the LOC123167430 gene encoding formin-like protein 20, with product MSIQGLLLEVRVTGCRKLRDTEFFSRQDPYVIVEYANTKLRTRTCTDGGRNPSFDEKFHIPLIEGLRELSINVWNSNTINTDDFIGSCRVPLNKVLTSGYDDASWPLQTRHMKSAGEVKLIMHFDVSAMKNKMAGKTSGQYAPSPYGASSASYPAPSAYAAAPPPHQAYGAPSHAPYPAPSAYSTPPPQQPYPTPPPQQPYPQQGGPPTSHPPQPYGQPYPPQPYGQPYPPQPYGQQPYPPQPYGQPYPPPSAAQSPYPPAPYPGAYPPRPY